In the Puntigrus tetrazona isolate hp1 chromosome 9, ASM1883169v1, whole genome shotgun sequence genome, one interval contains:
- the LOC122351406 gene encoding uncharacterized protein LOC122351406, with protein sequence MSFLGMCSYCRTFIPNYAIEESPLSALAHGKGLQPHDRLTWTSEAEKAFERLKMLLQTSPSLGLPDPERNFVQTVDEKNGFMSSVLLQDHGGKLRPVAYFSSKLDPVAAGLPNCLRAVAAAEKAILASREIVGYSDVTLLVPHAVSMILLEQKTSHLSTARWLRYNTILLEMPNITVKRCTVLNPATLLPTEQDGEEHNCIAALEQVCTPRPDLKETPLDNADLVLFVDGSASRDPETGKNRVGYAVTTAHATLASGALHAHCSAQAAELVALTEACKIAEGKTVTIYTDSRYAFSTCHDFSALWRCRKFLKSDGKPIQNHDKIAALLEAILLPRSIAICKCAAFQV encoded by the coding sequence atgtcatttttgggaatgtgttcgtattgtagaacatttattcccaactaTGCCATTGAAGAATCACCTTTGAGCGCTTTGGCTCACGGAAAAGGGTTGCAGCCACATGACAGACTGACCTGGACTtctgaagcagagaaagcatttgaaaggttgaaaatgttgttacaaacatccccaagtctgggacttccggaccctgagagaaattttgtacaaacagttgatgagaaaaatggtttcatgtcttctgttctgttacaggatCACGGGGGAAAGCTGAGACCGGTGGcgtatttttcaagtaaactcgACCCTGTGGCAGCAGGACTACCAAATTGTTTGAGAGCTGtagcagcagcagaaaaagctattttagcttcaagggAAATTGTGGGGTATTCTGATGTAACACTACTAGTGCCGCACGCCGTCTCTATGATCCTGttggaacagaaaacatctcatttgtccACAGCCAGATGGCTCAGATATAATACCATTCTGTTGGAGATGCCGAACATCACAGTGAAACGGTGTACAGTGTTGAATCCTGCCACACTGCTCCCAACCGAGCAGGATGGCGAGGAACATAATTGTATCGCTGCATTGGAACAGGTGTGCACACCGCgaccagatttaaaagaaaccccccttgacaatgcagatttggttttatttgttgatGGTTCAGCGTCTCGAGACCCAGAAACCGGTAAAAACAGAGTAGGTTACGCAGTAACCACCGCGCATGCGACATTAGCAAGCGGAGCGCTCCACGCGCATTGCTCTGCGCAAGCGGCCGAATTAGTAGCATTAACAGAGGCCTGTAAAAtcgcagaaggaaaaacagtcacCATCTACACAGATTCTCGTTATGCTTTCTCGACCTGTCATGACTTTTCGGCTCTATGGCGATGTAGGAAATTTCTAAAATCCGATGGTAAACCCAtccaaaatcatgataaaatagcAGCCTTGCTAGAAGCGATTTTGCTTCCAAGGTCGATTGCTATTTGCAAGTGCGCCGCATTCCAAGTTTAA